One window from the genome of Halostella litorea encodes:
- a CDS encoding tetratricopeptide repeat protein codes for MDTGEETARIELVADRREFLTRLLDRPADKPTLVDDLDASRSTVDRAIRELERADLVDRVDGEYVATTLGELAVERYRAFVDDQRAIFAADGALAALPPAADLPAELLTEGEVSAAPDEPYRLYERLLADVRTADAVDALLPRLGDTRPLRLCRARLLDGDLSGGVVAAPDVADRLREEFPALAADLGSRSGFDLRRGEVPPFELFVVREGDRRTVFVLTADGGDAVGLVRSTADAVVDWAEGVLAAVGATATPVDVSVPDDAAATALAEASDPLRADGFERFDERAFAGRTPTDPVRAWQTGHGLADVYYGYAFQRRTRPDDGDGRPVAAALADRLGAGDDVVVTGPPGDGKSTTCRSVACRWVRRDRGPVFYRPARAGESFDAPERVAAAADCDGRALVVVENATGKRGEAALELCRLLDGDAAVLLEARDGDWRGLAESLSDATLREVLRSGVDEFRLPALDAAACERAVEAFEAATGRRVAVDPERLLERVNRGDAGGMYFLSYHLVAHSGGAPWRRGEDAPTGLDADVREAHDALGDAGDGGTALAVGALAAALVAADRAVTAGQIHAVAAGRVADGDADPVDAHRRIADALDALTGRLLFPADDGYRTQHPYWAVQFLETLLDREERRAVAAFERGLSALFAAADDRARRDRVERWLGGEATTLRRTADDPDGLVRSVFDLATDHSSLVPLFGDHTRSGIALPEGCTPETTLACLRDRMVGWYEHGDLDRAESVAEALAERARDVDADAATRDRFVVRSLVNRGEVAEQRGDMTTARERFERALDRASAADDDRLRVMARNSLAWVALQTDRFDDAEAHLDAALSTGEDLPPMPERATTTNYRASLARRRGDLDRAEEWLRRTLSMDRQLGDDGDVAHTLNELGIVTENQGEFDRAADYYRRCIERRRETGNRRALAKNVYNLGDLLAKRGDVTGAEDCLERALSLADELGMDRFRGNVHAGFGRVALERGDLEAAADHYRRNREIHRDHDHDVGAAQAVVKLGDVARERADAGTALDRYDRAAATLSDLDAVGMAVKTLERRVDLLVDEGRRDAAAVCCERAADLAADAGLDDRGEEFRERRADLLAAADD; via the coding sequence ATGGACACCGGGGAGGAGACGGCCCGGATCGAACTCGTCGCCGACCGCCGCGAGTTCCTGACGCGCCTGTTGGACCGACCGGCTGACAAGCCGACGCTCGTCGACGACCTCGACGCGTCGCGGTCGACCGTGGACCGTGCGATCAGGGAACTGGAGCGCGCCGACCTCGTCGACCGCGTCGACGGCGAGTACGTGGCGACCACGCTCGGCGAACTCGCCGTCGAGCGCTACCGGGCGTTCGTCGACGACCAGCGCGCGATCTTCGCCGCCGACGGCGCGCTGGCGGCGCTGCCGCCGGCGGCCGACCTCCCGGCCGAACTGCTGACGGAGGGGGAGGTATCGGCCGCGCCGGACGAGCCGTACCGCCTCTACGAGCGGCTGCTCGCGGACGTGCGGACGGCGGATGCGGTCGACGCGCTGTTGCCGCGGCTGGGCGACACGCGGCCGCTGCGGCTGTGTCGGGCGCGCCTCCTCGACGGGGACCTCTCCGGCGGGGTCGTCGCCGCGCCGGACGTCGCCGACCGCCTCCGCGAGGAGTTCCCGGCCCTGGCCGCGGACCTCGGGTCACGGTCGGGGTTCGACCTCCGGCGGGGGGAGGTGCCGCCGTTCGAACTGTTCGTGGTCAGGGAGGGGGACCGGCGGACGGTGTTCGTCCTGACGGCCGACGGCGGCGATGCGGTCGGGCTCGTACGGTCGACGGCCGACGCGGTCGTTGACTGGGCCGAGGGGGTTCTGGCCGCCGTCGGCGCGACGGCGACGCCCGTCGACGTGTCGGTCCCCGACGACGCCGCGGCGACGGCGCTGGCCGAGGCGAGCGACCCGCTCCGGGCCGACGGGTTCGAGCGGTTCGACGAGCGGGCGTTCGCCGGGCGGACGCCGACGGACCCGGTGCGGGCGTGGCAGACCGGCCACGGCCTGGCGGACGTGTACTACGGCTACGCGTTCCAGCGCCGCACCCGGCCGGACGACGGCGACGGCCGCCCCGTCGCGGCGGCGCTCGCGGACCGGCTTGGTGCCGGCGACGACGTGGTGGTCACCGGGCCGCCCGGGGACGGGAAGTCGACGACTTGCCGCTCGGTCGCGTGTCGGTGGGTCCGGCGGGACCGCGGGCCGGTGTTCTACCGCCCGGCGCGTGCCGGGGAGTCGTTCGACGCGCCCGAGCGGGTGGCCGCGGCGGCGGACTGCGACGGGCGGGCGCTCGTCGTCGTGGAGAACGCCACGGGCAAGCGGGGCGAGGCCGCCCTGGAGCTGTGCCGGCTGCTCGACGGCGACGCCGCGGTCCTGCTGGAGGCCCGCGACGGCGACTGGCGGGGGCTCGCGGAGTCGCTCTCCGACGCGACCCTGCGCGAGGTGCTGCGGTCGGGCGTCGACGAGTTCCGGCTGCCGGCCCTCGACGCGGCCGCCTGCGAGCGGGCCGTCGAGGCGTTCGAGGCGGCCACCGGGCGGCGGGTCGCCGTCGACCCGGAGCGGCTGCTGGAGCGCGTGAACCGCGGCGACGCGGGCGGGATGTACTTCCTGAGCTACCACCTCGTCGCCCACTCCGGGGGCGCGCCGTGGCGGCGCGGCGAGGACGCGCCGACCGGCCTCGATGCCGACGTTCGCGAGGCCCACGACGCGCTCGGCGACGCGGGCGACGGGGGCACGGCGCTGGCTGTCGGCGCGCTCGCCGCGGCGCTGGTCGCGGCCGACCGCGCGGTGACGGCGGGGCAGATCCACGCCGTCGCGGCGGGGCGGGTCGCGGACGGCGACGCCGACCCGGTCGACGCCCACCGGCGGATCGCCGACGCCCTCGACGCGCTGACCGGCCGGCTGCTGTTTCCGGCCGACGACGGCTACCGGACCCAGCACCCCTACTGGGCCGTCCAGTTCCTCGAGACGCTGCTTGACCGCGAGGAGCGCCGCGCCGTCGCCGCGTTCGAGCGCGGCCTCTCGGCGCTGTTCGCCGCCGCGGACGACCGGGCGCGCCGCGACCGGGTCGAGCGCTGGCTCGGCGGCGAGGCGACGACGCTGCGGCGGACCGCCGACGACCCCGACGGGCTCGTCCGGTCGGTGTTCGACCTCGCCACCGACCACTCGTCGCTCGTCCCGCTGTTCGGCGACCACACCCGGTCCGGGATCGCGCTCCCGGAGGGCTGTACCCCCGAAACGACGCTGGCCTGCCTCCGCGACCGGATGGTCGGCTGGTACGAACACGGCGACCTGGACCGCGCCGAGTCGGTCGCGGAGGCGCTGGCCGAGCGGGCCCGCGATGTCGACGCGGACGCCGCAACCCGCGACCGGTTCGTCGTTCGGAGCCTCGTCAACCGCGGCGAGGTCGCCGAGCAGCGCGGCGACATGACGACCGCCCGGGAGCGCTTCGAGCGGGCGCTCGACCGGGCGTCGGCGGCCGACGACGACCGCCTCCGCGTCATGGCGCGGAACTCGCTGGCGTGGGTCGCGCTCCAGACCGACCGCTTCGACGACGCCGAGGCACACCTCGACGCCGCGCTGTCGACCGGCGAGGACCTGCCGCCGATGCCGGAGCGGGCGACCACGACGAACTACCGGGCCTCGCTCGCCCGCAGGCGGGGGGACCTCGACCGGGCCGAGGAGTGGCTCCGGCGGACGCTGTCGATGGACCGGCAACTCGGCGACGACGGAGACGTCGCCCACACGCTCAACGAACTCGGCATCGTCACCGAGAACCAGGGCGAGTTCGACCGGGCGGCGGACTACTACCGGCGGTGTATCGAACGCCGCCGCGAGACGGGCAACCGCCGGGCGCTCGCCAAGAACGTGTACAACCTCGGCGACCTGCTCGCCAAGCGGGGCGACGTGACGGGCGCGGAGGACTGCCTCGAACGGGCGCTGTCGCTCGCCGACGAACTCGGGATGGACCGGTTCCGGGGGAACGTCCACGCCGGGTTCGGCCGGGTCGCGCTCGAACGCGGCGACCTGGAGGCGGCCGCCGACCACTACCGCCGGAACCGGGAGATCCACCGCGACCACGACCACGACGTGGGGGCCGCACAGGCGGTCGTCAAACTCGGCGACGTGGCACGGGAGCGGGCCGACGCCGGGACCGCGCTCGACCGCTACGACCGCGCCGCGGCGACGCTCTCCGACCTCGACGCCGTCGGGATGGCCGTCAAGACGCTGGAGCGGCGCGTCGACCTCCTCGTCGACGAGGGGCGACGCGACGCGGCGGCGGTCTGTTGCGAGCGCGCGGCCGACCTCGCCGCGGACGCGGGCCTCGACGACCGCGGCGAGGAGTTCCGCGAGCGCCGGGCCGACCTCCTCGCGGCGGCGGACGACTGA
- a CDS encoding UDP-N-acetylglucosamine 2-epimerase → MDATPTVYEDRLDAQLAGEDFAIAVVTATKPDFYKQAPVVAAAAERDLPAFVIHTGQHYDDVLGHGLREYGLEDHVAADLGIRGDLSQKTAQTMLAVRELADRLDEYDATVLPVVHGDTHAAGIFPQAWLFATNQLVAHNEAGLRGMAPDYGTVSDPESLVADQWEGEWHIERSEPFPEQYDTFVGSAASIYQFAPVELNREHLLDEGYPASVNGRERVPVVGNSVVDAIDMKADHDGESVFDVYPTLEERDDWIRVDIHRRANLLPGRFTALVEGVVDLVEDGYNVNFVELNATRTALENYGYREKLERLADERENFLFTGLWKKHAHVYEFLRSGQCFAELTDSGSMQEELNHIDEAICLTARFNTDRPETVFDAGTNLLVPPVSGDVVHDTVAYVAETPAVREEIATGDHLYGENVGERIVDFLAERRDEGVFEWAHERLGFDAGGDREFDYL, encoded by the coding sequence ATGGACGCTACCCCGACGGTGTACGAGGACCGCCTCGACGCCCAGCTGGCGGGCGAGGACTTCGCCATCGCCGTCGTGACCGCGACGAAGCCCGACTTCTACAAGCAGGCTCCCGTCGTCGCCGCGGCGGCCGAGCGCGACCTCCCGGCGTTCGTGATCCACACCGGGCAACACTACGACGACGTGCTCGGCCACGGCCTCCGGGAGTACGGGCTGGAGGACCACGTCGCCGCGGACCTGGGGATCCGGGGCGACCTCAGCCAGAAGACGGCCCAGACGATGCTGGCGGTCCGGGAACTCGCCGACCGTCTCGACGAGTACGACGCGACGGTGCTGCCGGTCGTCCACGGCGACACGCACGCGGCGGGGATCTTCCCGCAGGCGTGGCTGTTCGCCACCAACCAGCTCGTCGCCCACAACGAGGCGGGGCTACGGGGGATGGCCCCCGACTACGGGACGGTGAGCGACCCCGAGTCGCTCGTCGCCGACCAGTGGGAGGGCGAGTGGCACATCGAGCGCTCCGAGCCGTTCCCGGAGCAGTACGACACGTTCGTCGGGTCGGCCGCCTCGATCTACCAGTTCGCGCCGGTCGAGCTGAACCGGGAACACCTCCTCGACGAGGGGTATCCGGCGTCGGTGAACGGGCGGGAGCGGGTCCCCGTCGTCGGCAACTCCGTCGTCGACGCCATCGACATGAAGGCCGACCACGACGGGGAGAGCGTCTTCGACGTCTACCCCACGCTGGAGGAGCGCGACGACTGGATCCGCGTCGACATCCACCGCCGGGCGAACCTGCTCCCCGGCCGGTTCACCGCGCTCGTCGAGGGGGTCGTCGACCTCGTCGAGGACGGGTACAACGTCAACTTCGTCGAGTTGAACGCGACCCGGACGGCTCTGGAGAACTACGGCTACCGGGAGAAGCTGGAGCGGCTGGCCGACGAGCGCGAGAACTTCCTGTTTACGGGCCTGTGGAAGAAACACGCCCACGTCTACGAGTTCCTCCGGTCGGGCCAGTGTTTCGCGGAACTGACCGACTCGGGGAGCATGCAGGAGGAACTGAACCACATCGACGAGGCGATCTGTCTCACCGCCCGGTTCAACACCGACCGCCCCGAGACGGTGTTCGACGCCGGGACGAACCTGCTCGTGCCGCCGGTGTCGGGCGACGTGGTGCACGACACGGTGGCGTACGTCGCCGAGACGCCCGCGGTTCGGGAAGAGATCGCCACCGGCGACCACCTCTACGGCGAGAACGTCGGCGAGCGGATCGTCGACTTCCTCGCCGAGCGCCGCGACGAGGGGGTCTTCGAGTGGGCCCACGAGCGGCTTGGCTTCGACGCCGGCGGCGACCGCGAGTTCGACTACCTCTGA
- a CDS encoding glycosyltransferase encodes MDVKTVEETSVSVRTVTLYAGITAICLVGVLFPAFLSAWYGRALNTVFLVVLFGLVARTVVSGVLAFASVDPPAIPDDADLPTVSVVVPAYNEEPVLQGTIDACKAIDYPAEKLEVILCYEAGSSDRTAEIAEAAAADDPRFRAVERDEPGGGKAKAANYALQYATGEVIASIDADHQFKPDAVRRAVGWFLADEDVWCVKGRCYGRNPTDSLLALHATVERHIAEKADLFARDVVDGFTIFGGGQAFFRAEVFEELGAFDEEILVEDIDMSSKIHDAGKELRVDPGVITYEENPATLSAWWSQRKRWARGWMQVAVRYLPTLPGAAHVTPRKRADAAYTFAYAILPVLFALALPMILLDGLSLVNTRPYVPYSDVVWGAIAVAPLTVSYLVFAQDWRDGERHHPLEYLAAFTLWFYLVFQTVVFVVAFIEEFVLGKPSVYVTTSRSEE; translated from the coding sequence ATGGACGTTAAAACCGTCGAGGAGACGTCCGTCTCGGTCCGGACCGTGACGCTGTACGCCGGGATCACGGCCATCTGTCTCGTCGGGGTCCTGTTCCCCGCGTTCCTGTCGGCGTGGTACGGACGGGCGCTCAACACGGTCTTTCTCGTCGTGCTGTTCGGCCTCGTCGCGCGGACGGTCGTCTCTGGCGTGCTCGCGTTCGCCAGCGTCGACCCGCCGGCGATCCCCGACGACGCCGACCTGCCGACGGTGAGCGTCGTCGTCCCCGCGTACAACGAGGAGCCGGTGTTGCAGGGCACGATCGATGCGTGCAAGGCGATCGACTACCCCGCCGAGAAACTGGAGGTGATCCTCTGCTACGAGGCCGGGTCGTCCGACCGGACCGCCGAGATAGCCGAGGCCGCGGCGGCCGACGACCCGCGGTTCCGGGCGGTCGAGCGCGACGAACCCGGCGGCGGGAAGGCCAAAGCGGCGAACTACGCGCTCCAGTACGCGACCGGCGAGGTGATCGCCAGCATCGACGCCGACCACCAGTTCAAGCCCGACGCCGTGCGCCGCGCGGTGGGCTGGTTCCTGGCCGACGAGGACGTGTGGTGCGTGAAGGGGCGCTGTTACGGCCGCAACCCGACGGACTCGCTGCTCGCGCTCCACGCGACCGTCGAGCGCCACATCGCCGAGAAGGCGGACCTGTTCGCCCGCGACGTGGTCGACGGCTTCACCATCTTCGGCGGCGGCCAGGCGTTCTTCCGGGCCGAGGTGTTCGAGGAACTGGGCGCGTTCGACGAGGAGATACTGGTCGAGGATATCGACATGTCATCGAAGATCCACGACGCCGGCAAGGAACTCCGCGTCGACCCGGGCGTGATCACCTACGAGGAGAACCCGGCGACGCTGTCGGCGTGGTGGAGCCAGCGCAAGCGGTGGGCACGCGGGTGGATGCAGGTCGCGGTTCGGTACCTGCCTACGCTCCCCGGGGCGGCCCACGTCACCCCCCGCAAGCGGGCCGACGCCGCGTACACGTTCGCCTACGCGATCCTCCCGGTGCTGTTCGCCCTCGCGCTGCCGATGATCCTGCTCGACGGCCTGTCGCTCGTGAACACGCGGCCGTACGTGCCGTACAGCGACGTCGTCTGGGGGGCCATCGCGGTCGCGCCGCTGACAGTGTCGTACCTCGTCTTCGCGCAGGACTGGCGCGACGGCGAGCGTCACCACCCCCTGGAGTACCTCGCGGCGTTCACCCTGTGGTTCTACCTCGTGTTCCAGACGGTCGTGTTCGTGGTCGCGTTCATCGAGGAGTTCGTGCTCGGCAAGCCGAGCGTCTACGTGACAACGTCGCGTTCGGAGGAATGA